One window from the genome of Salvia hispanica cultivar TCC Black 2014 unplaced genomic scaffold, UniMelb_Shisp_WGS_1.0 HiC_scaffold_68, whole genome shotgun sequence encodes:
- the LOC125199790 gene encoding disease resistance protein RPH8A-like, with product MIGIGKTTLARQLYKAVKGQFQRRAWVCLSSDTSNKEILMKLIQQMAVGYAERDLSLEEMDEESLQNMLRQHLEGFSYFIVLDNVSEETELKYMIWKCLPYLSNLGLRPNRLRLLLTSRYKPDMVAYTHEMKALDFDKSWQLFLKTINKFTSAENKFTKELERKGREMLKKCAGVPIAIIDVARQKAKQRLSGIEWEQLFDSIDLSDSLKKLEPMYDELKDYIRPYFWHLSLFKENAIIRQEKLQQILAANGLHSIYITEGFVLQSILEVEKQHFRYVDYRLNPLLHMISIQKAEEEMGLEILRSNGNSRPSQKARHQVIHCGRDKFDPFTNEDSKQLISLIFHGGGRYLDDASQSYWKSFEALKILDIEDFGVKSLSETIGTLIELRYLGLRNNYIQEIPHSLAHLEKLKVLDIALNFMVEVPNTIGQMGNLRDLHMSDVIFRKPLKEDALQNLRTLAYISIYDSTYEDLIFGRMHELEKLGIEEVDENSDVGMLFATLAKIQNLRELFIRGFRYRSMPCLDGIGVLDGLFVLKLYGCIGRLPSAENLPQRISRITLVNTCLDEDPMPILENLDALSYIKLRNAYTGREMVIQHRGFVSLEVLCISELWYLRKIQVDGYAMWNLKKLEIYNCPHLETLPEQIRRMDELQKFKMVTTKHIATKIRNSGFTSRIVEEDIYP from the exons ATGATTGGTATCGGGAAGACAACTCTCGCCAGACAACTGTACAAGGCCGTCAAGGGCCAATTCCAGCGTCGTGCTTGGGTATGCCTTTCAAGTGACACGAGTAACAAAGAGATACTTATGAAACTGATACAGCAAATGGCGGTAGGATATGCCGAAAGAGATCTGTCATTGGAAGAAATGGACGAAGAGAGTCTCCAAAACATGCTTCGTCAGCACCTGGAAggattttcatatttcatagTTTTGGACAATGTGTCGGAAGAAACGGAACTCAAGTACATGATCTGGAAATGTCTTCCATATCTTTCAAATCTAG GCCTTCGTCCAAACAGGTTGAGGTTGCTGTTAACAAGTCGCTATAAACCAGACATGGTCGCTTATACTCATGAGATGAAAGCTTTGGATTTTGATAAGAGCTGGCAGTTGtttttgaaaacaattaataaatttacaagTGCTGAGAACAAATTTACAAAGGAGTTGGAAAGGAAGGGTAGAGAGATGCTGAAAAAATGTGCGGGTGTGCCAATAGCTATAATAGATGTGGCAAGGCAGAAAGCAAAACAAAGGCTTTCAGGCATTGAATGGGAACAACtttttgattcaattgatttgagTGATTCATTGAAGAAATTGGAACCGATGTATGATGAATTGAAAGATTATATCAGGCCATATTTCTGGCATTTGTCCCTTTTTAAGGAAAATGCAATTATAAGGCAAGAAAAGTTACAGCAGATTTTGGCCGCAAACGGGTTACATTCCATATACATTACAGAGGGTTTTGTACTTCAATCGATTCTTGAAGTCGAGAAGCAGCACTTTAGATATGTAGACTATCGCCTCAATCCTCTACTACACATGATATCCATCCAAAAAGCAGAAGAGGAAATGGGCTTAGAGATCTTAAGAAGCAATGGAAACAGTAGGCCCTCTCAGAAAGCCCGTCATCAGGTTATCCATTGTGGCAGAGACAAGTTTGATCCTTTCACGAATGAAGATAGCAAACAACTTATTTCTCTTATCTTCCATGGAGGCGGTCGCTACTTGGACGATGCTAGCCAATCATATTGGAAGAGTTTTGAAGCCCTCAAGATACTCGACATAGAAGATTTTGGGGTGAAGAGTTTGTCAGAAACGATCGGCACATTGATTGAGTTAAGATACTTGGGATTGAGAAACAATTACATACAAGAGATCCCCCACTCGTTGGCGCATCTGGAAAAGCTTAAGGTTCTTGATATAGCTCTGAACTTTATGGTGGAGGTACCGAATACTATAGGGCAAATGGGCAACCTTCGTGATCTCCACATGTCTGATGTGATTTTTCGGAAGCCTTTGAAAGAAGATGCGCTGCAGAATCTACGGACCCTAGCATACATCTCAATTTATGATTCGACATATGAGGACCTGATCTTCGGGAGAATGCATGAACTTGAAAAATTGGGCATTGAAGAAGTTGATGAAAACTCGGATGTAGGCATGCTCTTTGCTACGCTAGCTAAGATTCAGAACTTGCGTGAGCTTTTCATAAGAGGGTTTCGTTATAGAAGCATGCCATGTTTGGATGGAATTGGTGTTTTAGATGGACTCTTCGTACTAAAACTATATGGGTGCATAGGTAGGCTACCAAGTGCAGAAAATCTACCTCAGAGGATTAGTCGCATAACATTGGTAAATACTTGTCTTGATGAAGACCCCATGCCAATATTGGAGAACCTCGATGCCCTATCGTACATCAAACTGCGAAATGCATACACTGGTCGAGAAATGGTGATCCAACATCGTGGATTTGTATCACTCGAAGTGCTTTGCATCAGTGAATTGTGGTATCTTAGAAAGATACAAGTTGATGGTTATGCAATGTGGAATCTCAAGAAACTAGAAATCTACAACTGTCCACATCTGGAGACACTTCCGGAACAAATTCGGAGGATGGATGAACTGCAAAAGTTTAAGATGGTAACGACAAAACACATAGCAACAAAGATCAGAAATTCAGGTTTTACCTCCAGAATTGTTGAGGAGGATATCTATCCATAG